From Flaviflexus ciconiae:
TGAGATTGTTTCCTGCCCCTCGTGCGGTCGCGCCCAGGTTGATGTTTACACGCTTGCCGAGAAGGTAACCGAGGGTCTGAAGGACGTCACCTTCCCGCTCCGCGTGGCCGTTATGGGTTGCGTTGTGAACGGCCCGGGTGAGGCGCGCGAAGCTGACCTTGGTGTTGCCTCCGGTAATGGCAAGGGACAGATTTTCGTCAAGGGCAAGGTTGTCGAGACCGTCCCCGAGGACGAGATCGTTGAGGCCCTTATTACCAGGGCTCGTGCGGTTGCCGAAGAGCTCGGTCTCGAGTCCGCCGAAGGTGTGACACCGGACGTTATCGTCTGATGTTTTGGGGATCATCTGGTCGCCGCGTTATGCGGTTGCCGGGCCGATACCGCAAGGCGGTACACGACCATCTCGCCAAAGACCCGGTCGGCTCTGTGCTGGCAGCGGTGCACGCTGACTCCATGGGGCTTGGCTCCTCCCGCATGCTCGGCATAGTTGATAACGGGGAGCTGTCTTCGACCGTTTGGTACGGGGCGAACCTGGTGCCGGTTGGGACCAGTCATGACGACCGGATTCTCTACGCGGACTTTATTCTGCGCAGGCCGAGAGAATGCTCCTCGATTGTGGGGGACTCAGCCGAAGTCTTGGATTTATGGGAAATGCTCCGGCACGACTGGCGGGTAGAAGCCGAGGTGCGTGCCAGCCAGCCTTCCCTTGTGGCGGGTGACCTTCGCGTTGCACCTGATCCGCGAGTCCGCCCGGCCGAACTGGCTGATGCTCCGATGGTTTCGCCCGCGGCCGTTGCCATGTTTACCGAAGAAGTCGGCTACGACCCGACCCAGTACGGACCCGGCTACGTGTCGAGAGTGTATGAACTTTGCAGGCTCGGCAATACCTTTATCCGCACCGGAATCGGCCCCGACGGGACCGAACGCGTTGAATTCAAGGCAGATATTGGCGCTAGCTACAACGGCGTCGCCCAAATCCAGGGCGTGTGGACGGCACCCGATCTACGGGGAACGGGAATCGCTACGGGAGCTATGGCGGCGGTTGTAGAACTGGTGCGCAAGCGCGTCGCCCCGACCGTGTCACTGTACGTCAACTCCTACAATCACGCCGCACTAAGGGTCTACGACAAGGTCGGATTCCACCAGGTTGGCGAGTACGCAACAATCCTTCTATAGGAAATTGACGATTGCTCCCCCAACATCTGACCCCTAGATTCTGACCGTCCGCGATCAAGATTCTGTTGTTCGGTACTCAAGGCATGTGAGAAAGCGGGGTAAAGGGCAAAGATTCGGTAAGCTGACCTCGTGCTGAAAATGTCAAATCTCTTTGTCCGGACCCTGCGCGAGAACCCCGCTGACGCGGAGGTCCCATCGCACCAGCTACTCGTACGCGCAGGCTATATCCGCCGTGCCGCCCCCGGCATCTACTCCTGGCTGCCGCTGGGCCTGCGGGTGCTCCGCAAGGTCGAGAAGATCGTGCGCGACGAGATGAATGCAACGGGAGCGCAGGAAGTGCACTTCCCGGCACTCCTGCCGCGCGAACCCTACGAGGCATCAAACAGGTGGACCGAGTACGGCCCGAACCTGTTCCGTCTCAAGGACCGTCGCGACAACGACTACCTTCTGGCTCCTACGCACGAAGAGATGTTCACCCTGCTGGTGAAGGATCTCTACTCCTCGTACAAGGACCTGCCGCTGAATATCTACCAGATTCAGACGAAGTACCGCGACGAGGCACGTCCCCGTGCGGGCCTGATCCGTGGCCGCGAGTTCATCATGAAGGACGCATACTCCTTCGATGTTCACGATGAGGGGCTGGAAGTTCAGTACCAGACGATGAGGGACGCGTATGAGAAGATCTTCAACCGTCTCGGACTCGACTACGTCATCTGCTCCGCGATGTCCGGAGCCATGGGTGGTTCCCGCTCCGAAGAGTTCCTTCACCCCACTGAAATCGGTGAGGACACGTTCGTACGCGCTGCCTCCGGCTATGCTGCCAACGCGGAAGCCGTGACCACACCCCAGGCTGACGACGTCGACTTCTCCGACGTTCCCGCGGCCCAGGTATACGAAACACCCGAGTCGACTACGATCGAGGCCCTCGTCGACGTCGCCAACACGTTGCTGCCCCGGGACACTCCCTGGGAGGCCAAGGATACGCTGAAGAACGTTGTCCTCGTGCTCAGCCATCCCGGCGGTGAAAAGGAAGTTATCGTTGTGGCACTTCCCGGCGACCGCGATGTCGACCTCAAGCGCGTCGAGGCGGCGCTAGCGCCTGCCGAGGTGGACGTGGCGGGACCCGAGGATCTCAAGAACCACCCCGAGCTCGTTCCCGGCTACATCGGTCCCGAGGTTATTGGACCGAACTCACCCAACCGCGTGGTCGACGAAGATGGAAACATCTCGGGCTCGGTCCGCTTCCTTGTTGATCCCCGGATTGCACGCGGCTCAGCTTGGGTGACCGGTGCGAACGAGAACGAGAAGCACGTCTTCAACCTCGTCTATGGACGCGACTTCGAAGCGGATGGAACCATTGAGGCCGTGGAGATTCGCGAGGGCGATCCCGCACCCGACGGTTCGGGACCTCTCGAACTTGCTCGCGGCATCGAAGTCGGCCACATTTTCCAGCTTGGTCGCAAGTACGCCGAGGCGCTCGATCTCAAGGTTCTTGACGAGAACGGCAAGTCCCAGGTTGTCACCATGGGCTCCTACGGCCTTGGTGTCACCCGCGTGCTCGCAGCACTGGCGGAGAAGAACCACGACGACCTCGGTTTGGCATGGCCGATCAATATCGCGCCCGCCCACATCCACGTGCTCGCCACCGGCAAGGGTGCAGAAATCTTTGAAACCGCCGAGTCACTGTCGGGTGAGCTGACAAAGGCTGGCTTCGAAGTCATCTACGACGACCGTGCAAAGGTATCCGCCGGCGTCAAGTTCAAGGATTACGAGCTACTCGGCGTTCCCTACGGTCTTGTCGTTGGGCGCGGCCTCGCCGAAGGCAAGGTCGAGATCCGCAACCGAGTGACCGGTGAATCCACCGAGGTGCCCGTCGAGGAAGCCGTAGAGCGCGTTGCTGAACTTCTCAAGACTGACCTGGAAGCGCACGGAGAGTGACCGCGTGCGAGCAGTGGCAATTATCGACTGAGAATAAATCGACTATCAAAACTCGTGCATGAGTGGTTTGTGGGCCCGAACTAATTCGGGCCCACGTACACGTTAAGTGCGTAGTTTACGAGCTGGCATGATCCAACTTCGACTACTGGCCGTCTCAGGAGTAAGAGTTGCTGGAGATACCGGGGATGTCTAGCAGGTGTGCCTGAAGAACGGAGAGTGCTCGCGCCTTGTCGCCTGCTCGAATGGATTCGAGAATCTCCCGGTGCTGAGCGTTAATAAGATCGATCCGTTGAGGCATAGACGAGACGGTACGTACTCCCATGCGGAACTGTCTTCTCAAGAGCGATTCGTGCAGCTCGGTAATAATCGAGTTACCCGCTTGGCTGACGAGACTGGAGTGGAATCTCTGGTCAGCGACAACAACGTCATACCAGCGTTGCTCACGTCCGGCGGCTTCGTGATCAACGAGGTGAGGGTCCGACAGGACTGTTGGGTCAATATTTTGATCAACGAGCTCGCCGATAGCGAATGACTCGAAGACATATCGGGCGGTAAATCCCTCCTCGAGTTCCGTAGGGCTAATGATGTGTACTTGGGTGCCACGGCGGGGGAGGATATCAACGAACTTTTCCGCAGCAAGGCGTTTAAGTGCTTCTCGAACCGGAGTGCGCGACGTTCCTACAAAGTGTGCAAGCTCTACTTCGTCGAGAAAGTCGCCTTCCTTGAACTCTCCTTTGAGAATCGCATCCCGAATACAGCTGTAAGCACGCTCGCCTGCGGAAGGCCTGCCGGTGATGCCGCGGCCGGAGTCGGAAGAAGTCTTCATATAAGCAGTGTAGTTCACCGTCTTTACATTCAGTACACACTGTGTATACATTACGTCTACACTGTTGTGACTGGGCTAACGTCCCCACTGGAGCAAAGGAGCACCATGGCAATTCCAGAGCAATGCGTCTGGCTTTCAGAACCCTCGACTGCCAAAGTCGACATCGCGAAACTAACTGGATTCGATGGGGTGATTCTCGACGTCGAACACGGACTGTTTGAACTTCGTTCTCTTGACTGGATGGTCTCGTACATCAAGGCGAACGGCTTGCGAGCAATCGTCAAGGTTCTTGGACCGGAACGGGAACCGATCCAGCAGGCCTTGGACTTCGGTGCAGATGCGGTAGTGATTCCCCACGTTGAGTCGGTTGAACACGCAATGCGGGTCACTGCGTTCGCCAAGTTCCCGCCGCTCGGTGATCGGAGCCTCGCAGGCGGCAGGACTGCTACCTACGTGGCGTACACGGATGAAGGGGTGGCCGAGATGGATCGGTCAACAAAGTGTTACCCGATGATTGAAGATGCTGGCGCCCTCGAAGACGTCGAAGAGATTCTTGCTCTTGACACTGTTGATGGCATCTTTGTGGGCCCCACGGACCTGGCACTTCGGCGCGAAGGCGGAATCTACACGGCGAATGACGCAGAGGTCGAGGACATTCTTCGTGCGGCTCGGGCCGCTAATGCGGCGGGTAAGCCGTGGATTTTCCCGGCATGGTCCGCAAAAGAACAGGATATTGCTGTTCGCGAACGCGCGGCCATCGTCGGGCTCGCAATGGAGTACAGCGTTCTCTACAGTGGCTTCGCCAAGGTAAAGAGTGAGTTCGAGCAGATTGTGGAAAGGAATGGTTCGTGACCATTAAGGCAGCAGTTGTCCAGTTCAGCCCCGGCAAGAACAAGGGCGAGAATCTCGACGCTATTGAACACCATCTGAGAGCCGCCTCGGCAGAAGGCGTGCGCCTAGCAGTTCTTCCCGAATTTGCGATCTACACCGCCCCGGTCATGGGACAGGAGTTTGTTGATGCCGCAGAATCTGTCGATGGTCCGAGCATACGGCGGCTCCAAGAGCTCACCACGGAACTGAAGATCGCAATTGTTGCTGGAATGAACGAGACGGCGGACGGAAAACGGATCCACAACACGCTCGTCGGTATCGACGGGGGAGAGACCGTCGCCGTTTACCGGAAGGTTCATCTCTACGACGCTTTCGGATACAAAGAATCCTCGCACGTGATTCCCGCGGAGCCGGGCAACGGCGATACCTTTGAGGTTGATGGCTTTACGGTCGGAATGCAGACCTGCTACGACCTGAGATTCCCCGAGGTCAGCAGACTCCTGATTGATGCCGGGGCAACAGTTCTTGCTCTGCCGGCCGAATGGGTTCCCGGCCCTCAAAAGGAGTATCACTGGAACACGCTTATCCGGGCCCGAGCGATTGAGAACACCGCCTATGTGGTTGCGGCGGATCAGAGCGGCCCGGCAGGAGTTGGCCAAAGCGCAATTATTGACCCCATGGGAGTGGCGCTCGCCCAGATTGGTGAAACGCAGGGGATCGTGACCGCAGAGATTTCTAAAGAGCGACTTGAATCTGCTCGGCAAACCAATCCTGCGCTTGTGGCGAGGCGATACCGCGTGGACAAGGGTGAGTCGTGATGATGCGAAAGAACAAACTTGTTGGTGGCCTAGCGGCACTGCTTACGCTCGGCACCGTTGCCGCATGTTCCGACTCCGGTGCAGAGTACACGCTCCATTACGCGACGTACTCCAGTCCGACGTCTGACCAGTCGAAGGTTGTTCAGCGTTGGGCCGCAGATATTGAGGAGGCAACTAACGGTGAGGTGGAAGTGATCTTCCATTACTCGGGTAGCCTGATCGGTGCTGAGGATGCACTTCAAGCCACCCTCGATGGTCGGGTCGATATCGCTCAGGTGGGTTCCATCTATGCAGCATCCGACCTGTCGATGTACACCGTTGTTGATCTTCCTTTCAAAACGAAGAACCCTGAAGTTCACATGCATTCGATCATGCGACTGTACGAAGAATCGGAGACCTACCGAGAGGACTTCGAACGTCAGGGCGTCAA
This genomic window contains:
- a CDS encoding GNAT family N-acetyltransferase, which gives rise to MFWGSSGRRVMRLPGRYRKAVHDHLAKDPVGSVLAAVHADSMGLGSSRMLGIVDNGELSSTVWYGANLVPVGTSHDDRILYADFILRRPRECSSIVGDSAEVLDLWEMLRHDWRVEAEVRASQPSLVAGDLRVAPDPRVRPAELADAPMVSPAAVAMFTEEVGYDPTQYGPGYVSRVYELCRLGNTFIRTGIGPDGTERVEFKADIGASYNGVAQIQGVWTAPDLRGTGIATGAMAAVVELVRKRVAPTVSLYVNSYNHAALRVYDKVGFHQVGEYATILL
- a CDS encoding proline--tRNA ligase, which encodes MSNLFVRTLRENPADAEVPSHQLLVRAGYIRRAAPGIYSWLPLGLRVLRKVEKIVRDEMNATGAQEVHFPALLPREPYEASNRWTEYGPNLFRLKDRRDNDYLLAPTHEEMFTLLVKDLYSSYKDLPLNIYQIQTKYRDEARPRAGLIRGREFIMKDAYSFDVHDEGLEVQYQTMRDAYEKIFNRLGLDYVICSAMSGAMGGSRSEEFLHPTEIGEDTFVRAASGYAANAEAVTTPQADDVDFSDVPAAQVYETPESTTIEALVDVANTLLPRDTPWEAKDTLKNVVLVLSHPGGEKEVIVVALPGDRDVDLKRVEAALAPAEVDVAGPEDLKNHPELVPGYIGPEVIGPNSPNRVVDEDGNISGSVRFLVDPRIARGSAWVTGANENEKHVFNLVYGRDFEADGTIEAVEIREGDPAPDGSGPLELARGIEVGHIFQLGRKYAEALDLKVLDENGKSQVVTMGSYGLGVTRVLAALAEKNHDDLGLAWPINIAPAHIHVLATGKGAEIFETAESLSGELTKAGFEVIYDDRAKVSAGVKFKDYELLGVPYGLVVGRGLAEGKVEIRNRVTGESTEVPVEEAVERVAELLKTDLEAHGE
- a CDS encoding GntR family transcriptional regulator, with protein sequence MKTSSDSGRGITGRPSAGERAYSCIRDAILKGEFKEGDFLDEVELAHFVGTSRTPVREALKRLAAEKFVDILPRRGTQVHIISPTELEEGFTARYVFESFAIGELVDQNIDPTVLSDPHLVDHEAAGREQRWYDVVVADQRFHSSLVSQAGNSIITELHESLLRRQFRMGVRTVSSMPQRIDLINAQHREILESIRAGDKARALSVLQAHLLDIPGISSNSYS
- a CDS encoding HpcH/HpaI aldolase family protein, producing the protein MAIPEQCVWLSEPSTAKVDIAKLTGFDGVILDVEHGLFELRSLDWMVSYIKANGLRAIVKVLGPEREPIQQALDFGADAVVIPHVESVEHAMRVTAFAKFPPLGDRSLAGGRTATYVAYTDEGVAEMDRSTKCYPMIEDAGALEDVEEILALDTVDGIFVGPTDLALRREGGIYTANDAEVEDILRAARAANAAGKPWIFPAWSAKEQDIAVRERAAIVGLAMEYSVLYSGFAKVKSEFEQIVERNGS
- a CDS encoding carbon-nitrogen hydrolase family protein, with translation MTIKAAVVQFSPGKNKGENLDAIEHHLRAASAEGVRLAVLPEFAIYTAPVMGQEFVDAAESVDGPSIRRLQELTTELKIAIVAGMNETADGKRIHNTLVGIDGGETVAVYRKVHLYDAFGYKESSHVIPAEPGNGDTFEVDGFTVGMQTCYDLRFPEVSRLLIDAGATVLALPAEWVPGPQKEYHWNTLIRARAIENTAYVVAADQSGPAGVGQSAIIDPMGVALAQIGETQGIVTAEISKERLESARQTNPALVARRYRVDKGES